One genomic region from bacterium encodes:
- a CDS encoding SDR family oxidoreductase, which yields MQLRDSVALITGTSRGLGLEVAKVFARRGARLVLTARDEEALARAVRTIRAEARDAVGPEDVLALAGDLGDPDHIAALVRAGLERFGQVDILVNNASALGPSPMPRLADLGPEALWEVLRVNVLAPHALIQGLLPSMQARRCGLILNVTSDAAVEAYPGWGGYGASKAALEHLSRVLAAELDGLGIRVYVVDPGDMNTRMHEQAEPGVDLSHLPSPAAVAPAFVSLVEREAAPFGRFQAQRMADPAGSVLR from the coding sequence ATGCAGCTTCGCGATTCGGTTGCGCTCATCACAGGCACATCCCGGGGGCTTGGACTCGAAGTGGCCAAGGTGTTCGCGCGCCGGGGGGCGCGACTGGTGCTCACCGCGCGGGACGAGGAGGCCCTCGCGCGGGCCGTTCGCACGATTCGCGCGGAAGCGCGCGACGCGGTCGGACCCGAAGACGTCCTGGCGCTCGCCGGCGACCTCGGCGACCCGGACCACATCGCCGCGCTTGTTCGGGCCGGGCTTGAGCGGTTCGGCCAGGTCGACATCCTCGTCAATAATGCGTCTGCGCTCGGCCCCAGCCCGATGCCGCGCCTCGCGGATCTCGGCCCCGAAGCCCTGTGGGAGGTCCTGCGTGTCAACGTCCTCGCCCCACACGCACTGATCCAGGGCCTTCTGCCGTCGATGCAGGCGCGGCGTTGTGGCCTGATCCTCAACGTGACGTCGGACGCCGCCGTCGAAGCGTATCCGGGGTGGGGCGGGTACGGGGCGAGCAAGGCCGCGCTCGAGCACCTATCCCGCGTCCTCGCCGCCGAACTCGACGGCCTCGGGATCCGCGTTTACGTCGTCGATCCCGGCGACATGAACACGCGCATGCACGAGCAGGCGGAACCCGGCGTCGACCTGTCGCACCTGCCGTCGCCCGCGGCCGTGGCGCCGGCGTTCGTCTCCCTGGTCGAGCGGGAAGCGGCGCCGTTCGGACGGTTCCAAGCGCAGCGCATGGCGGACCCGGCCGGGAGCGTGCTCCGATGA
- a CDS encoding response regulator transcription factor: protein MIRVLIVDDHPVVREGLVAILEDDAEIQVIGTAGSAADAIAAAGRDRPDVVLLDLELPDMNGVEAIPRISTAAPNTRVIVLTAYDTDERVLGALRAGARGYLLKGVTGDEISRAIRAVHEGGSHLSPRIAAKVLTEVRAPERGRTLTPRERTVLRLVADGLSSKQIATRLAITERTVKFHVGSILNKLGAETRAQAVAEAARRGLL, encoded by the coding sequence GTGATCCGCGTCCTCATCGTGGACGACCATCCAGTGGTCCGCGAGGGGCTCGTGGCGATCCTCGAGGATGACGCTGAGATCCAGGTGATCGGCACCGCCGGCTCCGCCGCGGACGCGATCGCCGCGGCCGGCCGGGATCGACCCGACGTCGTGCTCCTCGACCTGGAGCTGCCCGACATGAATGGTGTCGAGGCGATCCCGCGCATCTCGACGGCGGCTCCCAACACACGCGTCATCGTGCTGACGGCATACGATACCGACGAGCGGGTGCTCGGAGCCCTGCGGGCGGGCGCCCGAGGGTACCTCCTGAAGGGCGTCACGGGGGATGAGATCTCGCGGGCGATCCGGGCCGTTCACGAAGGCGGCTCGCACCTCAGCCCGAGAATCGCGGCAAAGGTGTTGACTGAGGTCCGCGCGCCGGAACGCGGCAGGACGCTCACGCCGAGAGAGCGCACGGTGCTCCGCCTCGTCGCCGACGGTCTCTCCAGTAAGCAGATCGCGACCCGCCTCGCCATCACGGAGCGGACGGTCAAGTTCCACGTAGGGTCGATCCTGAACAAGCTGGGCGCGGAAACCCGCGCGCAGGCGGTTGCGGAGGCGGCGCGGCGCGGGCTCCTCTAG
- a CDS encoding GAF domain-containing sensor histidine kinase has product MTRKPAGGVRSTSETRRAPARTAAHDRHTRELRILNAIAEALNSAPDVQRALEQTLAMVADLLDLRTGWVWLRDPETGRFYNAAARNLPPYLQEPVRMAGRSCWCLDEFREGRLTPKNIDVMECSRLRPAVRQRATDLTRGLAYHASIPLYFRDTPLGIMNVTGPSWRELTADELRLLSTIAYQVAIAIERARLAEGSARLARAEERTRLAREIHDTLAQALTAIALHLETAVRQLDRNPERARQRVQRALDVTRDSLEEARRSVLTLRGTALAGRPLPEALTALARAVTADTGIRIRVDASGATPLPAGAESELFRIAQEALTNVRRHARATEVTVTLKTRGRRAHLTIHDNGRGFAAARVADGRVGLVGMRERAELLRGTLRIRSTPGHGTTVGASIPLEGTPT; this is encoded by the coding sequence GTGACGAGGAAACCGGCGGGTGGGGTCCGCTCGACGTCCGAGACGCGCCGCGCGCCGGCGCGCACGGCGGCGCACGACCGACACACGCGGGAGTTGCGGATCCTGAACGCGATCGCGGAAGCCCTCAACAGCGCGCCGGACGTCCAGCGGGCGCTCGAGCAGACGCTCGCCATGGTCGCCGACTTACTGGACCTGCGCACGGGATGGGTTTGGCTGCGTGACCCCGAGACGGGCCGATTCTACAACGCCGCGGCGCGGAACCTGCCGCCGTACCTTCAAGAACCCGTGCGCATGGCCGGACGCTCGTGCTGGTGCCTGGACGAGTTTCGCGAGGGTCGGCTCACGCCGAAGAACATCGACGTCATGGAGTGCAGTCGCCTCCGACCTGCGGTGCGGCAGCGCGCGACGGACCTGACGCGCGGGCTCGCGTACCATGCGAGCATCCCGCTCTACTTTCGGGACACACCGCTCGGGATCATGAACGTGACGGGACCGTCGTGGCGGGAACTGACCGCCGACGAATTGCGTCTGCTCTCGACCATCGCCTACCAGGTGGCGATCGCGATCGAGCGGGCGAGGCTCGCCGAGGGCAGCGCGCGGCTCGCGCGAGCGGAGGAGCGCACACGGCTCGCCAGAGAGATCCACGACACGCTCGCCCAGGCGCTCACGGCGATCGCGCTCCATCTGGAAACCGCGGTGCGACAGCTCGACCGCAACCCCGAGCGCGCACGACAACGGGTCCAGCGCGCGCTCGACGTCACGCGGGACAGCCTGGAGGAAGCGCGCCGGTCGGTGCTCACGCTGCGCGGCACCGCGCTCGCCGGTCGTCCGCTCCCCGAGGCCCTTACCGCCCTGGCTCGCGCGGTCACCGCCGACACGGGCATCCGTATCCGAGTCGATGCGTCCGGGGCGACACCCCTCCCCGCCGGCGCCGAGTCAGAACTGTTCCGCATCGCGCAGGAGGCGTTGACGAACGTGCGCCGGCACGCCCGGGCCACCGAGGTGACCGTCACGCTCAAGACGCGAGGGCGCCGGGCGCACCTGACCATCCACGACAACGGCCGGGGCTTCGCCGCCGCGCGCGTCGCAGACGGCCGCGTTGGTTTGGTCGGCATGCGAGAACGGGCCGAGTTGCTGCGGGGGACGCTGCGCATCCGAAGCACGCCGGGGCACGGCACGACCGTGGGCGCGTCGATCCCGCTCGAAGGCACGCCGACGTGA
- a CDS encoding SIS domain-containing protein has translation MSTAPGPRANHPYFMYDAIQGQPDAFSRVSDRTEAATEAFVERLASCARLFLVGIGTSYHAAQIGEYLVGAYGGGLPVRAVHAFDFALYGPALARDDAVLGISHRGTKRYTAASLARAAEAGCFTMLITGEDGPTGAAHADVTLHTVPQERSSAHTISYIGAVSTLATVADQLGGRRTGRRPLGSAFLRTDVPEALRTALGTEPSVAVEARARVGRRRIWLAGGGPGAVTAQEAALKIKETSYLQAEGMSVEAMLHGPFQCAEPEDLFVLIAPQGPAQTRVADLAAAVGAIGAGLFVVGDGSVEPPPGAGVCTVPRVPEPLAALTCVVPLQLFAYHLAMARGTNPDGFRLQDARFAQAYARVTL, from the coding sequence ATGAGCACGGCGCCCGGCCCGCGCGCGAATCACCCGTACTTCATGTACGACGCGATCCAAGGCCAGCCGGACGCGTTCTCGCGCGTCAGCGATCGGACGGAAGCGGCGACCGAAGCGTTCGTCGAACGGCTCGCCTCGTGTGCGCGCCTCTTTCTCGTGGGCATCGGCACGTCGTACCACGCGGCGCAGATCGGAGAATACCTCGTGGGGGCGTACGGCGGCGGCCTTCCGGTCCGCGCCGTTCACGCGTTCGACTTCGCACTGTACGGTCCCGCGCTCGCGCGTGACGATGCGGTGCTCGGCATCAGCCACCGCGGCACCAAACGTTACACCGCCGCATCGCTCGCGCGCGCCGCTGAGGCGGGATGTTTCACGATGCTCATCACCGGCGAGGACGGACCGACGGGCGCTGCACACGCCGACGTCACGCTGCACACCGTGCCACAGGAACGGTCCTCCGCGCACACGATCAGTTACATCGGGGCCGTCTCGACCCTCGCCACCGTGGCCGACCAGCTCGGTGGTCGTCGCACGGGACGGCGGCCGCTCGGGTCCGCGTTCCTGCGCACCGATGTGCCGGAGGCACTCCGCACCGCCCTCGGGACGGAACCGAGCGTCGCGGTGGAGGCGCGGGCGCGTGTAGGACGGCGGAGGATCTGGCTCGCCGGCGGCGGGCCTGGAGCGGTCACGGCCCAGGAGGCCGCGCTCAAGATCAAGGAGACGTCCTACCTGCAGGCCGAGGGGATGAGCGTCGAGGCGATGCTGCACGGACCGTTCCAGTGCGCCGAGCCCGAGGATCTGTTCGTGCTGATCGCGCCGCAGGGCCCCGCTCAGACGCGCGTTGCGGATCTCGCCGCCGCGGTCGGTGCGATCGGTGCGGGCCTCTTTGTTGTCGGCGACGGCAGCGTCGAACCGCCGCCCGGCGCCGGCGTGTGCACGGTGCCGCGGGTCCCGGAGCCGCTCGCGGCGCTCACGTGCGTCGTCCCGTTGCAACTCTTCGCATACCACCTGGCGATGGCCCGCGGGACGAACCCCGACGGGTTCCGGCTGCAGGATGCGCGCTTTGCGCAGGCCTACGCGCGGGTCACCCTCTAA
- a CDS encoding YetF domain-containing protein, giving the protein MRCGVFVPELSRAERVIRPVLVYLFLVVVVRLAGRRQLAQLNSFDLVMLMMLAHTVQNATIGNDNSMVGGLIGVSALILVNYLVTRFLYRRPAIDRLLEGAPTALIQTAKIVPENLATEAITEEELMEAVRKQGFGSLGHVAEATLERGGVISVVPRTTAEERIRHVDRKCDAIQVQLDEWRRLLRPHDAQPS; this is encoded by the coding sequence GTGCGGTGTGGCGTCTTCGTTCCTGAGCTCTCGCGCGCCGAAAGGGTCATCCGGCCGGTGCTGGTCTACCTGTTCCTCGTGGTCGTGGTCCGCCTGGCGGGCCGGCGGCAGTTGGCGCAGCTGAACTCATTCGACCTCGTCATGCTCATGATGCTGGCGCACACGGTGCAGAACGCCACGATCGGCAACGACAACTCGATGGTCGGTGGCCTGATCGGCGTGAGCGCCCTGATTCTCGTGAACTACCTGGTGACGCGTTTCCTCTACCGCCGGCCCGCGATCGACCGGCTGTTGGAAGGAGCGCCGACGGCGCTGATCCAGACCGCCAAGATCGTCCCGGAGAATCTCGCGACGGAGGCCATCACCGAAGAAGAGTTGATGGAGGCCGTGCGGAAGCAGGGCTTCGGGTCGCTCGGGCACGTGGCCGAAGCAACGCTGGAGCGAGGGGGCGTGATCAGCGTGGTGCCTCGGACGACAGCCGAAGAGCGGATCCGTCATGTGGACAGGAAGTGCGACGCCATCCAAGTGCAGCTCGATGAGTGGCGGCGGCTGCTGCGACCGCACGACGCGCAGCCGTCGTAA
- a CDS encoding cytidine deaminase, whose translation MRVRASKRTSSGAAPLAPALRRLVRAAVAARRRAYAPYSRFTVGAAVLAVGGAIYTGCNVEDASYGLTVCAERVAIHTAVAAGRRRLRVVAVAGAPGISPCGACRQVMDEFGVETVILVSPATEPVVLALRDLLPRPFARRAGSAPPREARRAGL comes from the coding sequence ATGCGGGTGCGAGCGTCGAAGAGGACATCGTCGGGGGCGGCGCCGCTCGCGCCGGCCCTGCGCCGGCTCGTGCGCGCGGCGGTCGCGGCGCGGCGACGCGCGTACGCGCCGTACTCCCGTTTCACCGTGGGCGCGGCGGTGCTCGCCGTCGGCGGCGCGATCTACACGGGCTGCAACGTGGAGGACGCGTCCTACGGGCTGACGGTCTGCGCCGAGCGCGTGGCCATCCACACCGCCGTTGCGGCCGGTCGGCGCCGTCTTCGCGTCGTAGCCGTCGCCGGGGCGCCCGGCATCAGCCCGTGCGGCGCCTGCCGCCAGGTGATGGACGAGTTCGGCGTGGAGACCGTGATCCTGGTATCTCCCGCGACCGAGCCGGTCGTTCTCGCGCTGCGGGACCTGCTGCCCCGTCCGTTCGCGAGGCGCGCGGGGTCGGCTCCTCCCCGGGAGGCGCGGCGTGCCGGTCTATAA
- the recO gene encoding DNA repair protein RecO yields MPVYKAEGVVLRRQVIGEADRTITLLTREYGKLRAVARGSRKITSRLGGLVEPFTHGRFLLARGRSLDIVAQVEVVRAFPRIRDDLVRSGYAAYVAELVDRFLPERDRHEDVFDLVLRALAGLEQADEEAAEMGTLWFGLRLASDLGYRPEVETCVECGRSLPRQAAGPVAAWGFSPGAGGALCPACAAGQPEVIPVAPGVLAMCGYLLRTSPEQAGRLRVPPAQRHDLARLVQIHFEYQLDAKLRAPAVIGRLRQGGPGS; encoded by the coding sequence GTGCCGGTCTATAAGGCCGAGGGAGTCGTGCTCCGGCGGCAGGTCATCGGCGAGGCGGACCGGACGATCACCCTTCTGACCCGTGAGTATGGCAAGCTGCGGGCGGTGGCACGCGGTAGCCGGAAGATCACGAGCCGGCTCGGCGGTCTCGTCGAGCCGTTCACCCACGGCCGGTTTCTGCTGGCGCGTGGACGCTCGCTCGACATCGTCGCGCAGGTCGAGGTCGTTCGGGCATTCCCCCGGATCCGTGATGATCTCGTCAGGTCCGGGTACGCTGCGTACGTCGCCGAGTTGGTGGACCGGTTTCTCCCGGAGCGCGATCGCCATGAGGACGTCTTCGACCTCGTACTCCGCGCGCTCGCCGGTCTCGAGCAGGCGGATGAAGAGGCCGCCGAGATGGGGACGCTCTGGTTCGGCCTCCGCCTCGCGTCGGACCTCGGTTACCGCCCGGAGGTCGAGACATGCGTCGAGTGCGGGCGGAGCCTACCCCGGCAGGCCGCCGGGCCGGTTGCGGCCTGGGGCTTCAGCCCCGGCGCGGGCGGCGCGCTCTGCCCCGCATGCGCGGCGGGCCAGCCCGAAGTGATCCCGGTCGCCCCCGGCGTGCTGGCGATGTGCGGGTACCTGCTGCGCACGTCGCCGGAACAGGCCGGGCGGCTGCGCGTGCCACCCGCGCAGCGACATGACCTCGCGCGGTTGGTGCAGATCCACTTCGAGTACCAGTTGGACGCCAAGCTCCGCGCCCCGGCCGTGATCGGACGCCTCCGGCAGGGCGGGCCTGGGTCATAG
- a CDS encoding GAF domain-containing protein, which produces MDSGRDVGNLRRATRRPAGAAPDSGFRLLFDHNPLPMWVFDRKTLRFLEVNAAAVEHYGYSREEFLAMTIADIRPPEDVPRLRADVSNRPLGLRRSGEWRHRLKTGEIIDVQITSHSLRFGGRDAVLVVAQDITRQKRAEKTHRATQQALRESEVRYRSLFDGMPAGLYRTTPAGQFLDVNARLVSILGYPSRDDLLAVNASDLYVDPDVRRQWSHRLERDGAVTESEVQVKRYDGSWIWIRENARSVRNGAGRVVCYEGAVSDVTRRREAAAHLEALNDIVLAAAGAADLRTFLGTLLDRTLAVLEGERGGVWLTSEPDAHVTRNIAPDVSVARVAEAAAAGLDFSRVVAVDDWETLTGPLADTLRPALRRAGAAGASLTGPLLVDGRVIGGFAIATSRPRRWSPGEIKLAEAVGRQVGSVAERLRLLDEVRAHAREMDAVHSFGTALRRAGDLDDLYALITERTMAFLQGAHASLVLVEPDGATFRCACARGVETVAEGATFPIAGSISGRAIDLGGAFLTSDLTAEPESVGGLSPARGTMGPCIAVPMREGERVIGALAIARLRGSALGPFAPRDAGTLTALAELASNAIHRAQLTQQLAQELENLRGLYESAQRMAGVLDLPRLAHDAVARCVDVFGVSLAWIATLDAGGRPRLVAGHPADTDLPQYIIALWSESTAQGAIGRSLTGGDTVVVEDVARSDTPPPWEPALRARGLRSVGAFPLISRTRTFGVLALYSRQPGFFTSQRVAFLRGYAHQLAGALENARLYDETVRRSAQLQALREIDQVITGSLDLGVSLNVVLAKAMALLRVDAACVLLFNPHTQILEYAADHGFQTAVLRHVRINLGEGLAGRVALERHGLGVPDLDAAPDTLVMTRLPQGRTERFKATYAVPLVAKAQLLGVLQVFYRHPVLFDEDWLELLGMLAAQTAIAIGDARQFEALQRSNADLALAYDTTLAGWARAMELRDRDVEGHTQRVMDTTVRLASRLGVSADELVHVRRGVLLHDVGKLGVPDAVLSKRGPLTDEERAVMERYPAYAYTLLTPIPYLRPALDIPYCHREKWDGTGYPRGLKGEQIPLAARIFAVADVWDVVRSDRPYRPAWSDEAATAYLRGHAGTQFDPTVVEAFLQMVREEFSAAKTT; this is translated from the coding sequence ATGGACAGCGGTCGTGACGTCGGAAACCTGCGTCGTGCAACGCGCCGTCCGGCCGGGGCGGCGCCCGACTCCGGCTTTCGCCTCCTCTTCGATCACAACCCCCTGCCCATGTGGGTGTTCGACCGCAAGACACTCCGCTTCCTCGAGGTCAACGCGGCCGCCGTCGAGCACTACGGGTATTCGCGGGAAGAGTTCCTGGCGATGACGATCGCGGACATTCGTCCGCCCGAGGACGTGCCTCGACTGCGCGCAGACGTGTCGAACCGACCGCTCGGACTGCGCCGGTCCGGCGAGTGGCGACACCGTCTCAAAACCGGCGAGATCATCGACGTCCAGATCACTTCGCATTCGTTGCGCTTCGGTGGACGAGACGCCGTGCTCGTCGTCGCGCAGGACATCACCCGGCAGAAGCGCGCCGAGAAGACCCATCGGGCGACCCAACAGGCGCTGCGGGAGAGCGAAGTTCGGTACCGCAGCCTGTTCGATGGGATGCCGGCTGGCCTGTACCGCACCACGCCGGCCGGACAGTTCCTCGACGTCAACGCCAGGCTGGTGAGCATTCTCGGGTATCCAAGCCGCGACGATCTCCTGGCCGTCAACGCCTCCGATCTCTACGTCGACCCCGACGTCCGTCGGCAATGGAGCCACCGTCTCGAGCGCGACGGCGCCGTGACCGAGTCCGAGGTCCAGGTGAAACGATACGACGGATCGTGGATCTGGATTCGGGAGAACGCCCGATCGGTGCGGAACGGCGCCGGCCGCGTCGTCTGCTACGAGGGCGCGGTCTCGGATGTGACGCGGCGTCGGGAGGCGGCCGCGCACCTCGAAGCGCTCAACGACATTGTCCTGGCGGCCGCTGGCGCCGCCGACCTGCGGACGTTTCTCGGGACGCTGCTCGACCGGACGCTCGCGGTCCTCGAGGGGGAGCGCGGCGGCGTGTGGCTCACGTCGGAACCGGACGCCCACGTCACGCGCAACATCGCCCCCGACGTTAGTGTAGCGCGCGTCGCCGAGGCGGCGGCCGCCGGGTTGGACTTCTCGCGGGTCGTCGCGGTGGACGATTGGGAGACGCTCACGGGCCCGCTCGCGGACACGCTCCGGCCGGCGCTGCGCCGGGCCGGCGCCGCCGGGGCATCATTGACCGGACCGCTGCTCGTCGACGGCCGCGTGATCGGTGGCTTTGCGATCGCCACGTCCCGGCCGCGCCGCTGGTCGCCGGGCGAGATCAAGCTGGCGGAGGCGGTCGGCCGGCAGGTCGGGTCCGTCGCGGAGCGCCTGCGGCTGCTCGACGAAGTGCGGGCGCACGCGCGGGAGATGGACGCCGTGCACAGCTTCGGCACCGCGCTCCGGCGGGCCGGCGATCTTGATGATCTGTACGCTCTGATCACCGAGCGCACGATGGCGTTCCTGCAAGGCGCGCACGCCTCGCTCGTGTTGGTGGAACCCGACGGCGCGACGTTCCGGTGTGCGTGCGCGCGCGGCGTCGAGACGGTGGCGGAGGGGGCGACGTTTCCGATCGCGGGTAGCATCTCCGGGAGGGCCATCGATCTCGGCGGCGCGTTCCTGACCTCCGACCTCACGGCGGAGCCCGAGTCCGTGGGCGGGCTCTCTCCCGCCCGGGGCACCATGGGCCCGTGCATCGCGGTGCCGATGCGGGAAGGAGAGCGCGTGATCGGGGCGTTGGCGATCGCCCGCCTGCGCGGGTCAGCGCTCGGCCCGTTTGCCCCCCGCGACGCCGGCACGCTGACGGCGCTCGCCGAGCTCGCGAGTAACGCGATCCATCGGGCGCAGCTCACGCAGCAGCTCGCGCAGGAACTGGAGAATCTCCGGGGGCTGTACGAAAGCGCCCAACGGATGGCGGGGGTCCTCGACCTCCCGCGCCTCGCCCACGACGCCGTGGCGCGATGCGTCGACGTCTTCGGCGTGTCGCTTGCGTGGATCGCGACGCTCGACGCGGGAGGCCGCCCGCGGCTCGTGGCCGGTCACCCGGCCGACACCGACCTGCCGCAGTACATCATCGCGCTGTGGTCCGAGTCGACGGCCCAGGGCGCGATCGGGCGGTCCCTGACTGGCGGGGATACCGTGGTGGTGGAGGACGTCGCGCGGTCCGACACGCCTCCGCCGTGGGAGCCGGCCCTGCGGGCGCGGGGCCTTCGCAGCGTGGGCGCGTTTCCGCTCATCAGCCGGACGCGCACGTTCGGCGTGCTCGCATTGTACAGCCGCCAGCCGGGTTTCTTCACGAGCCAGCGCGTCGCGTTTCTTCGCGGCTACGCGCACCAGTTGGCGGGAGCCCTGGAGAACGCCCGGCTGTACGACGAAACGGTGCGCCGCTCTGCGCAGCTTCAGGCGCTTCGAGAGATCGATCAGGTGATCACCGGTAGCCTGGACCTCGGCGTCAGCCTGAACGTCGTGCTCGCCAAGGCCATGGCGCTGTTGCGCGTCGACGCGGCGTGCGTGTTGTTGTTCAACCCGCACACCCAGATCCTCGAGTACGCCGCCGATCACGGGTTTCAGACCGCGGTGTTGCGTCACGTGCGCATCAATCTCGGCGAAGGCCTCGCCGGTCGCGTCGCGCTCGAGCGCCACGGTCTCGGCGTCCCGGACCTGGACGCCGCTCCCGACACGCTAGTGATGACCCGGTTGCCTCAGGGTCGCACGGAGCGCTTCAAGGCCACGTATGCGGTCCCGCTCGTCGCCAAAGCGCAGCTGCTCGGCGTGTTGCAAGTGTTCTATCGGCATCCAGTGTTGTTCGATGAAGACTGGCTTGAGCTTCTGGGTATGCTGGCGGCGCAAACAGCGATCGCCATCGGCGACGCCCGGCAGTTCGAGGCGCTGCAGCGGTCCAACGCGGATCTCGCGCTCGCCTACGACACGACGCTCGCCGGGTGGGCCCGCGCGATGGAGCTCCGGGACCGCGACGTCGAGGGGCACACGCAGCGCGTCATGGACACAACCGTGCGCCTCGCGAGCCGGCTGGGGGTGTCGGCCGACGAGCTGGTGCACGTCAGACGTGGCGTGCTGCTGCACGACGTCGGGAAGCTCGGGGTGCCCGATGCCGTGTTGTCCAAGCGCGGCCCGCTCACGGACGAGGAGCGGGCGGTGATGGAGCGCTATCCGGCATATGCGTACACGCTGCTGACGCCGATCCCGTACCTGCGTCCGGCGCTGGATATTCCCTACTGTCATCGCGAGAAGTGGGACGGCACGGGATACCCCCGCGGCCTCAAGGGCGAGCAGATTCCGCTGGCGGCGCGGATCTTCGCCGTCGCGGACGTCTGGGACGTCGTGCGATCGGACCGTCCCTACCGGCCGGCGTGGAGCGACGAGGCAGCGACGGCGTATCTGCGCGGCCACGCGGGCACGCAGTTCGACCCGACGGTGGTCGAAGCGTTCCTCCAGATGGTCCGCGAGGAGTTCTCAGCCGCCAAGACGACGTGA
- a CDS encoding glycine--tRNA ligase subunit alpha produces the protein MTFQDLILGLERYWAARGCVIAQPYDLEVGAGTMHPATFLRALGPEPWAVAYVQPSRRPADGRYGQNPNRLYQHHQYQVILKPSPDDVQDLYLRSLGALGIELRDHDLRFLEDDWADQTLGASGVGWQVFLDGQEISQFTYFQQAGGIDLPVVPVELTYGLERIAQFVQRKDNIFDLEWAPGVTYGEIRREEEFEHSKYAFEHADVQMLRDQFTANEAEAGRLLDAGLIVPAYEHVLRCSHTFNLLDARGAVGVAERASLMARCRMLARRSAELYLKHREDLGWPLLRKRHDAA, from the coding sequence ATGACATTTCAAGACCTCATCCTCGGCCTGGAGCGGTATTGGGCCGCCCGCGGATGCGTGATCGCCCAACCGTATGATCTGGAAGTGGGCGCGGGCACGATGCACCCGGCCACGTTCTTGCGGGCGCTCGGACCCGAGCCGTGGGCCGTGGCGTACGTCCAGCCGAGCCGGCGGCCGGCCGACGGCCGCTATGGCCAGAATCCGAACCGCCTCTACCAGCACCATCAATACCAGGTCATCCTCAAACCCTCCCCCGACGACGTGCAGGATCTCTATCTCCGCAGCCTCGGCGCGTTGGGGATCGAGCTGCGCGACCACGACCTCCGGTTCCTCGAGGACGACTGGGCGGACCAGACGCTCGGGGCGTCCGGCGTCGGGTGGCAGGTGTTTCTGGACGGTCAGGAGATCAGCCAGTTCACCTACTTTCAACAGGCCGGCGGGATCGATCTGCCGGTGGTGCCGGTGGAGCTGACGTACGGGCTGGAGCGCATCGCGCAGTTCGTGCAGCGCAAGGACAACATCTTCGACCTTGAATGGGCGCCCGGGGTCACATACGGTGAGATCCGGCGGGAGGAAGAGTTTGAGCACTCCAAGTACGCGTTCGAGCACGCAGACGTGCAGATGTTGCGGGACCAGTTCACCGCGAACGAGGCCGAGGCGGGCCGGTTGCTCGACGCCGGCCTCATCGTGCCGGCGTACGAGCACGTGCTCAGGTGCTCCCACACCTTCAACCTGCTCGACGCGCGCGGGGCGGTCGGCGTCGCGGAGCGCGCAAGCCTAATGGCCCGGTGCCGGATGCTGGCACGGCGTAGCGCGGAACTCTATCTCAAGCATCGCGAAGATCTGGGCTGGCCCCTGCTCCGGAAGCGGCACGATGCCGCGTAA